TGAAGGCCGATTTGGGCGGAAACCGGGAAACTCCGAGCGATGATCTCGTCGACGGTCTGATTTTCGTACTTAAACGAGTACCCTAAGTTCCCCTGGAGGAGGTTTTCCAGATACATCACGTACTGTACGGCGACGGGCTTGTCCAGGCCGTACTTCCGGTCGAAGAGCTGCTTAATCTCCGGGGTGAGCTTTTCCGGGTTCTTGTACGGCCCGCCCGGAAGCGCGTGTACGAGAAAAAACGTGAGCGTGGCGATGATGAAGAGCGTAAAGAGCATGGAAATGAAGCGCCGAAGCGTGTACACCAGCATCGTCCCGCACCGCCTCCGAAGTTCTTCTCCCTATTAAAGCACACGACCCCCCAAAAAAGAAAGTTTCTTTCCCGATCCCGCCGCAGCAAAAATTGTGAAGGGGCGGCTCCGCCGCCCCTCCTTGCTGGCCGCACTTCGCCGCCACGCCCGCGGACGGATCGGCGAAAGGGTGTTCAGCGCACGACCTTGGCCCACTTGAGTTCCATGCTCGCTCCCGTGGCGCGCATGAAGAGCCCCTGGACGTACGGCTTCTGGAGGTAGGCGACGGCTCGATGGTCGAGAGGGGCAACGCCCATGTCGTCGCGGATGAGGATTTTCTCCGCTTCCGCGTACGCATCGGTACGCTTCCCCAAGTCCGTTCCGGCCGAACGGGCTACCGCCAGAGCGCGGTCGTAAGCAGGGTTCGTGTACTTCCCCCAGTTGAAGGCCGCGCCCGTCTCAAAAAGGCCCAGCCACGTCTCGGGATCGTTGTAATCGGCCCCCCAGCGGGTATAGGCGACCTCGAAGTCCCCCTGCCGCATGCGCGCGAGACGGTCCTTGAACGTCACCTGCTTGAGTTCGACGTCGATCCCGAGGTTCTGCTTCCAGGAGGCCTTGAGAAATTCCGCGGCCTTGCGCGTCGTTTCGTTGTCGTCGTGGAGGAGGACGAAGCGGAACTTCTCAAAGGGGATTCCCGACTCGCGCAGACCCTCCTCGAGAAGCTTTTTGGCTTCCTCCTTAAGCGCCGGGTTCTCTCCGACGTCCTGGAAGAGCGGGCCCCCGAACATCTTTTTGCTCCAGTCGCGGAAGGTGGTGTCCGCCCCGGCCCAGGCCGGTTCGCTCTCGGGTACGAGTCCGTAGGCCGGCGGTGAACCGTTTTGGAGTACAGTTTCCGCGTAGGCCTTGCGGTCGACGGCGTAGGCGAGCGCCTTACGCACCTTTTCGTTTTGGAACGGCGGCTTTTCGAAGTTAAACATGAGGAAGTATGTGAAGTACTCCACGAATACGTGATAGTCGTCGCGCTGCCGGTACTTCGGGGCGAGATCACCGGAGAGAACCACGCGATCGATCTGGCCTCCCTCGTACAGACGCACGGCTGTGTTCACGTCTTTCAGGACATCAAAGGTGACGCGATCGAGACTCACCGAATCCCGGTCCCAGTAGTTCGGGTTCTTCGCAAGCACGACTTTAGACCCGTGCACCCACTCCGAGAGCACGAAGGGACCGTTGTACAGAAGCTCGGAGGCTTCCGAGGCGTACTTCTCGCGGTGCTCCGCGTAAAACCTCTCGTGGAAGGGAAAGTACGTGGGAAAGGCAAGGAGTTCGTAGATGTAGGGTATGGGCTTGAGAAGCGTGATTTCCAGCGTACGGTCGTCCTTTGCCTTTACCCCTACGGCGTCGAAGGTCACCTCGGGCACCGCGTCCATCTTCTCGCCGTAGACGACCTCCGCCGGGGTTCTGTCGCCGTAGGCCTTCCGGTAGTCCGCCGGCGACTTTTCCGCCTGTTCTTTGAGCATGAGGTAGCGCTGGTAGTTGGAGTAGTCTTGCGCTCCCACGATGTAGTCCGTGAGGAGAAAGGAGTACTCCGAAGCCGTCTCCGGTGCGAGGACTCGTTTCCAGCCCGCGAGGAAGTCTTGGGCCGTCACGGGATCGCCGTTGGACCACTTCGCGTCCTTGCGCAGGTAAAAGGTGTACACCGTGCCGTCCGGAGATACCTCCCAGCGTTCCGCTACGCCCGGTCGAGGCTTTCCGTCCGGGCCGATGCGCACGAGGCCTTCTTGGACGGCGTTCAAGATGTCGATGGAGACAGCGTCCGTGGTCTTTTGGGCGTCGAGCTCGGGCGGCTCGTCCATGAGCGGGAGCCGGAGAACCTGCTCCTTAGGGGCGGGCGCGTTGGCGCCTTCCGAACCGGATGCGGGGGCACGACCGCATCCCGCTAGGAAGAGGGCGAAGATCGCAAACGCCGCAA
This window of the Brockia lithotrophica genome carries:
- a CDS encoding Oligopeptide ABC transporter, periplasmic oligopeptide-binding protein OppA; protein product: MRRWVAAFAIFALFLAGCGRAPASGSEGANAPAPKEQVLRLPLMDEPPELDAQKTTDAVSIDILNAVQEGLVRIGPDGKPRPGVAERWEVSPDGTVYTFYLRKDAKWSNGDPVTAQDFLAGWKRVLAPETASEYSFLLTDYIVGAQDYSNYQRYLMLKEQAEKSPADYRKAYGDRTPAEVVYGEKMDAVPEVTFDAVGVKAKDDRTLEITLLKPIPYIYELLAFPTYFPFHERFYAEHREKYASEASELLYNGPFVLSEWVHGSKVVLAKNPNYWDRDSVSLDRVTFDVLKDVNTAVRLYEGGQIDRVVLSGDLAPKYRQRDDYHVFVEYFTYFLMFNFEKPPFQNEKVRKALAYAVDRKAYAETVLQNGSPPAYGLVPESEPAWAGADTTFRDWSKKMFGGPLFQDVGENPALKEEAKKLLEEGLRESGIPFEKFRFVLLHDDNETTRKAAEFLKASWKQNLGIDVELKQVTFKDRLARMRQGDFEVAYTRWGADYNDPETWLGLFETGAAFNWGKYTNPAYDRALAVARSAGTDLGKRTDAYAEAEKILIRDDMGVAPLDHRAVAYLQKPYVQGLFMRATGASMELKWAKVVR